Proteins encoded in a region of the Zea mays cultivar B73 chromosome 4, Zm-B73-REFERENCE-NAM-5.0, whole genome shotgun sequence genome:
- the LOC118477053 gene encoding uncharacterized protein, whose protein sequence is MADDDDVNPVTGNDDLRAAGLVPDDEDDIQADAATLLGIDLTSAPVDLSSNPTNAGGGPATATDTPVGSTSTDGGTGTSSVGKRKSTIWVDFDEVFEKVNGSNVRIAAICRMCKTRLSARSSAGIGHLLRHQKACRKKVDHAARVQSRLAFNPDGSLHNWEYDPIFARTELCRLIARLDLPLGIGESQAWEDYIARAHNPRFTKVSRQTTTRDLLKLFTE, encoded by the coding sequence ATGGCGGATGATGACGATGTCAATCCGGTCACCGGCAACGACGACCTTCGCGCGGCAGGGCTTGTCCCAGATGACGAAGACGACATCCAGGCTGACGCTGCTACTTTGCTTGGTATCGATCTAACCTCTGCTCCTGTCGATCTAAGTTCTAATCCGACCAACGCTGGTGGAGGGCCTGCTACGGCCACCGATACTCCGGTCGGCTCCACCAGCACCGATGGTGGTACTGGTACCTCATCTGTTGGTAAGCGTAAATCTACTATCTGGGTTGATTTTGATGAGGTATTTGAGAAAGTGAATGGGTCCAATGTTCGAATTGCTGCTATTTGTAGAATGTGTAAGACTCGTTTATCTGCTAGATCTTCTGCTGGTATTGGGCATTTGCTTAGACACCAGAAAGCTtgtaggaagaaggttgatcacgcTGCTAGGGTCCAGTCTAGGCTTGCTTTCAATCCTGATGGTTCTCTACACAATTGGGAATATGATCCTATTTTTGCTCGAACTGAGTTGTGTCGTCTGATTGCTAGGCTTGACCTTCCATTAGGTATTGGTGAGTCACAGGCCTGGGAGGATTATATTGCCCGTGCTCATAACCCCAGGTTTACCAAAGTGTCTAGACAGACCACCACTAGAGACCTTCTGAAGCTTTTCACTGAATGA
- the LOC103653067 gene encoding RNA-binding protein cabeza precursor has translation MGRHTCWPPAAAVRAAAICVLLLLPAAAAQAPVEAAAAIEAQGDGNGTTRGGGGGSGARGGGGGGGGGTRKLVSGIDCQICEATCRVKCLINNLFQWGGCYQRCKTDNCNDWCR, from the coding sequence ATGGGCCGCCATACATGttggccgccggccgccgccgttAGGGCCGCAGCGATCTGCGTGCTTCTGCTGCTGCCGGCCGCGGCCGCGCAGGCGCCTGTGGAAGCAGCGGCCGCGatcgaggcgcaaggcgacggcaaTGGCACCACacgaggcggaggcggcggcagcggcgcacGAGGGGgaggaggtggtggcggtggggGCACGCGGAAGCTGGTGAGCGGCATCGACTGCCAGATCTGCGAGGCGACGTGCCGGGTGAAGTGCCTCATCAACAACCTCTTCCAGTGGGGCGGGTGCTACCAGCGCTGCAAGACCGACAACTGCAACGACTGGTGCAGGTAG